DNA from Actinoplanes sp. SE50/110:
GGTGATCATCCAGTCCGCGATGCGCGGGAAGTCCAGCGGCGTCCCGCCCTCGCCGAGCGTCCGGGCCAGCAGCGGGAAGTCCCCGGTCGCCACCGCCGCCCCGATCTGCGCCACCGCGTCCGAGGCGTCGGCCAGTTCGCTGGTCACGTAGGACGCCACGAAGCCGGTGAGCAGGCCGAGCAGGGTCATCCCGGCGACCCCGGGCAGCCCGGCCGGCTGCAGCGCGCGCAGCCCGTGCTCCAGGAAGCCGAGCAGATTGCGCCCGATCAGCCGGCGCCCGGCCAGCACGCCGGGCAGCCACGGGTGGGCCAGCATCAGCGCGCGCTGCATGACGCAGAGCGCGAGTAGGTCGGCCCGCCAGTCACGCTCTATCGGCGACGCCGGGACGCCGGCCTGGAGACCGACCTGCTGATCGGGCCGTGGACCCACACCAGCACGCTCAGCGCGGGATGGACCGAGGTCTTCGGGCAGGCGTTGCGGCGGCTGCGGGGCGGCGCGCCGGAGCGGCGGGTCCGGGTCCACGTCGGCGGCGTCGACGAGTGGCGCGACCTGCCGGACTGGCCGCCACCGCCACCCGGCTGGTGCCCACCCGCACGACGGTCCGGCACAGCTCCACGCTGCACCTGACCGTCGGCGGCGCGGATCAGACCGTGCGTTTGTAGACGACGGCCTGCCAGGGGGCCAGGGTCAGGTTCCGCGGGGTGGCGCCGGGGACGTTGGTGATCAGCACGTCGGCGTGCGCCCAGGACGCGGCGTCCGCGATCTCCGCCTGGACGGTCTCGCCGGTGAAGTTGCCGATCACCAGGAGCTCGGTGGCGTCCAGGCGGCGGGTGAAGGCGTACAACCGCTCGTCGTGCGGCAGCAGCATGGTGAAGTCGCCCAGGGCGACGGCCGGCTCGGTGTGCCGCAGCTCGATCAGTCTGCGGTAGTAGTGGAAGACCGAGTCCGGGTCGGCCCGCTGCGCCGCCGCGTTGATCTGCGGATAGTTCGGGTTGACCGCCAGCCACGGCGTGCCGGTGGTGAACCCGGCCTGCGGCGAGTCGTCCCACTGCATCGGGGTGCGCGCGTTGTCCCGGCCGCGGGCGCGCAGCACGGTCAGCACCGCCTCGGCGCTGCGCCCCTCCAACTCCAGGGCCTGCTTGTACTGCCCGAGCGCCTCGATGTCGCGGAAGTCCTCGATGCCGCGGAACGGGTAGTTCGTCATCCCGAGCTCCTCGCCCTGGTAGACGTAGGGCGTGCCGCGGTGCAGGTGCAGCACGGTGCCGAGCATCTTGGCCGAGGCGACCCGGTGCTCCGGTGAGTCGTCGCCGTAGCGGGAGACGATCCGCGGCTGGTCGTGGTTGTTCCAGTACAGGCTGTTCCAGCCCACCTCGGCGAGCCCGGCCTGCCACCGGCCGAGGATCGCCTTGAGGTTGGTCAGCTGAAGTTTCTGCAGCAGCCACGGGTCAGGACCGCGGTCGGCCCAGACGTGGTCGAACTGGAACACCATGTCGATCTCGTGCTCGGCCGGGTCGGTGTGCACCCGGGCCTCGTCGACCGTGACGCCGGGCATCTCGCCGACGGTGAGCAGCTCACCGCGGCCGTCGAAGACCTCGCGGTACATCTCCTTGAGGAACTCGTGCAGGCGCGGGCCACCGACGAAGCCGGCCGAGCCGTCCGCGTATGCGGCGCCGGCCGACAGCCGCCCGTCCGGCAGCGGCGTGACCTTGGAGATCATGTTGATCACGTCCATCCGGAAGCCGTCCACGCCCCGGTCCAGCCACCACCGCATCATCGCGTAGACGGCCTGGCGCACCTCCGGGTTCTCCCAGTTGAGGTCGGGCTGCTTACGGGAGAACAGGTGCAGGTAGTACTCGCCGGTCTTCTCGTCGAACTCCCAGGCCGGGCCGCCGAACACCGAACCCCAGTTGGTCGGCTCGGCGCCCGGCGTGCCCGGCTCCATGCCCTCGCGGGCCGGCCGCCACCAGTACCAGTCCCGTTTCGGGGTGTCCCGCGACGACCGGCTCTCGGCGAACCACGGGTGCTCGTCCGAGCTGTGGTTGACCACCAGGTCCATCACGATTTTCATGCCCCGGGCGTGCGCACCGGCGAGCAGCTCGTCGAAGATCTCCAGGGTGCCGAACATCGGCTCGATGTTCTGATAGTCGCTGATGTCGTAACCGTTGTCGTCCTGCGGCGAGGGATAGACCGGCGACAACCAGAGCACGTCCACGCCGAGTTCGGCGAGATGGTCGAGGTGGCCGATGATCCCGCGCAGGTCGCCCATGCCGTCACCGTCCGAGTCCGCGAAGCTCCGCGGATAGATCTGGTAGACGACCGCCTTCTTCCACCACGAATCCGTCATTGGTCTTCTCTAACACGAGAACGGGCGGTTCCGCGCGGTGACGGAGAGGCATACTGATCACGTGCTTATTACCGAAAAGTGTGTTTTGTCGTGAAGATCGCGCTGCTCGGGCCGATCGCCTGGCGCACTCCCCCGGTGCACTACGGCCCGTGGGAACTGATCACCAGCCTGCTCGCCGAGGGGCTGACCGCGCGCGGCGTGGACGTCACCCTGTTCGCCACCCTGGACTCGGTCACCAAGGCCACCCTGGACGGCGTCGTGCCGACCGGGTACGAGGAGAGCGACAGCCTCGACGGCCGGGTCTGGGAGGCGATCCACGTCAGCCACGCGCTGGCCCGCTCCGGCGAGTTCGACCTGATCCACAACCACCTGGACTGGCTACCACTGGCGTTCTCCGCACACTGCGCCGCGCCGATGCTGACCACGGTGCACGGGTTCTCCGGGGCGAACATCCTCCCGGCGTACCGGAGAGCGAAGTCCCGGTTCGTCTCGATCTCGGACAGCGACCGGTCGCCGGAACTGGACTACGTGGCCACCGTGCACCACGGCGTCGACCTGGACGGACTGCCGCTGCACACCACCGGCGGCGACGATCTGATCCTGTTCGGCCGGATCCACCCGGACAAGGGCACCGATCTGGCCGTCGAGATCGCCCGACGGGCCGGCCGGCGGCTGGTGATCTGCGGGATCGTCCAGGACCGGCGATTCTTCCGGGAGAAGGTCGAGCCGCTGATCGACGGCGACCGAGTGGTCTATCTCGGCTCGGTCGGCCCCGAGGAGCGCGGTGCGATCCTCGGCTCCGGGGCGGCGCTGCTGCACCCGATCCGGTTCGCCGAGCCGTTCGGGCTCTCCGTCGTGGAATCGATGATCTGCGGTACGCCGGTGATCGCGTACCGGAAGGGCTCCATGCCCGAGGTGGTGGACGAGGGCGTCACCGGACGCCTGGTCGGCTCGGTCGACGAGGCGGTGGCCGCGGTCGACGAGGTCGCCGCCCTGGATCGCCGGGTTTGTTCGGCCCGGGCGCGGGAACGCTTCGGCGCGGATCGGATGGTCGACGCGTACCTGGCGATTTACCGAAAAATCGTCTGCTGAAAAGCTTGATCTTGTTACGGTCCCCATGTGAATTGCGCGTTAAACGGGACATTTCCCGAAACGCCTCTACGCCGTTCACGCGCGGTGCCCGTAGTCATGCCCGCGCGCGGTGTCCGCGCTGCGCCGGAGGCAGCCGGCCGAGGAGAGAAAGGCCAGTCATGCCCGCGACATACGGGTTTTTGAGTACTTATCCGCCCACACAATGCGGTTTGGCGACGTTCAATGCGGCACTCGCCATGCATCTGGCCGCCGGAACGCC
Protein-coding regions in this window:
- a CDS encoding TetR/AcrR family transcriptional regulator C-terminal domain-containing protein, encoding MGPRPDQQVGLQAGVPASPIERDWRADLLALCVMQRALMLAHPWLPGVLAGRRLIGRNLLGFLEHGLRALQPAGLPGVAGMTLLGLLTGFVASYVTSELADASDAVAQIGAAVATGDFPLLARTLGEGGTPLDFPRIADWMITGLVERAEHR
- a CDS encoding glycosyltransferase family 4 protein; the encoded protein is MKIALLGPIAWRTPPVHYGPWELITSLLAEGLTARGVDVTLFATLDSVTKATLDGVVPTGYEESDSLDGRVWEAIHVSHALARSGEFDLIHNHLDWLPLAFSAHCAAPMLTTVHGFSGANILPAYRRAKSRFVSISDSDRSPELDYVATVHHGVDLDGLPLHTTGGDDLILFGRIHPDKGTDLAVEIARRAGRRLVICGIVQDRRFFREKVEPLIDGDRVVYLGSVGPEERGAILGSGAALLHPIRFAEPFGLSVVESMICGTPVIAYRKGSMPEVVDEGVTGRLVGSVDEAVAAVDEVAALDRRVCSARARERFGADRMVDAYLAIYRKIVC
- a CDS encoding alpha-glucosidase — its product is MTDSWWKKAVVYQIYPRSFADSDGDGMGDLRGIIGHLDHLAELGVDVLWLSPVYPSPQDDNGYDISDYQNIEPMFGTLEIFDELLAGAHARGMKIVMDLVVNHSSDEHPWFAESRSSRDTPKRDWYWWRPAREGMEPGTPGAEPTNWGSVFGGPAWEFDEKTGEYYLHLFSRKQPDLNWENPEVRQAVYAMMRWWLDRGVDGFRMDVINMISKVTPLPDGRLSAGAAYADGSAGFVGGPRLHEFLKEMYREVFDGRGELLTVGEMPGVTVDEARVHTDPAEHEIDMVFQFDHVWADRGPDPWLLQKLQLTNLKAILGRWQAGLAEVGWNSLYWNNHDQPRIVSRYGDDSPEHRVASAKMLGTVLHLHRGTPYVYQGEELGMTNYPFRGIEDFRDIEALGQYKQALELEGRSAEAVLTVLRARGRDNARTPMQWDDSPQAGFTTGTPWLAVNPNYPQINAAAQRADPDSVFHYYRRLIELRHTEPAVALGDFTMLLPHDERLYAFTRRLDATELLVIGNFTGETVQAEIADAASWAHADVLITNVPGATPRNLTLAPWQAVVYKRTV